Proteins co-encoded in one Methanolacinia paynteri genomic window:
- a CDS encoding substrate-binding domain-containing protein gives GIETGERSEITLLADKHLIDSAFLITGSHDPCLDYVADMAAVKGTNVYSCHVGSMGGILALKRRMCHAAPTHLLSPDGDYNTQYLRKYLPGEDLALICVADRQQGIASKDGIRFEELEEHTYVNRQRGSGTRVLLDYMLGQKGMDSSKISGYEREMSTHLDVALAIKNGDAEAGMCTLSAANIHGLKFVPVATEKYELAMYAETLEDERAKIVCDAIRSQAFKDILAGIGGYITENTGVMRYV, from the coding sequence GGAATCGAAACAGGCGAAAGATCGGAGATCACTCTTCTTGCCGATAAACACCTGATCGACAGTGCATTCCTGATCACCGGAAGCCACGACCCCTGTCTGGATTACGTTGCCGATATGGCGGCAGTAAAAGGGACAAACGTGTACTCCTGCCATGTCGGAAGCATGGGAGGAATTCTTGCGCTTAAGAGGCGCATGTGCCACGCGGCACCGACCCATCTTCTCTCCCCCGACGGCGACTACAACACGCAATACCTGAGGAAATACCTGCCGGGCGAGGATCTGGCCCTCATCTGCGTAGCCGACAGGCAGCAGGGGATCGCCTCGAAAGACGGGATTAGGTTCGAGGAGCTCGAAGAGCATACGTATGTCAACCGCCAGAGGGGATCGGGAACAAGGGTGCTCCTCGACTACATGCTCGGGCAAAAGGGAATGGACAGCTCGAAGATCAGCGGATACGAACGCGAGATGAGCACCCATCTCGATGTAGCGCTCGCGATAAAGAACGGCGATGCCGAGGCGGGGATGTGCACTCTGAGCGCCGCAAACATACACGGCCTGAAGTTCGTGCCGGTCGCGACCGAGAAGTACGAACTTGCGATGTATGCCGAAACTCTCGAAGACGAGAGGGCGAAGATCGTCTGCGACGCCATCCGCTCCCAGGCCTTTAAGGATATTCTTGCAGGGATCGGGGGTTATATCACGGAAAATACGGGCGTTATGAGATATGTTTGA
- a CDS encoding molybdopterin-binding protein — translation MVKRYLDLTSLEDARKIIREEFELKPRTKIVPVTSSLGRVTAGPIFSRYSIPMTHLSAMDGIAVKTADTRGASEQRPVKITDSVRINTGNIVPPGYDAVIMIEDVREEKEGYIIRKAAAKWQNIRPAGEDIGEYEMILPSLHRIRPADIGALVAYGLEEIDTIDVRAGIIPTGSELTGCGEPLKAGCAIESNSHMAAAMLREAGADCKRYGIVRDDSDNIMDAIETGIRENDFLLVSAGSSAGTKDFTAQVISKLGEVLVHGISIKPAKPAIIGKIDDKPVIGLPGYPLASWTIMRELVWPLLGCYGLHPPEAVTLNAEIAQALPSPSGTEEFVLLSAADIDGRYVGVPQSRGAGVQMSAVRANAYMKIP, via the coding sequence ATGGTAAAAAGATATCTCGACCTGACGTCCCTCGAAGATGCAAGGAAGATAATCAGGGAAGAGTTCGAACTCAAACCCCGGACAAAAATAGTTCCGGTTACCAGTTCTCTTGGCAGAGTCACCGCCGGACCGATATTTTCCAGGTACTCGATCCCGATGACGCATCTCAGCGCAATGGATGGCATAGCCGTAAAGACTGCGGACACCCGGGGTGCATCGGAGCAGAGACCAGTAAAGATCACCGATTCGGTGCGGATTAACACCGGAAATATCGTTCCCCCCGGTTATGATGCGGTAATCATGATCGAGGATGTGAGAGAGGAAAAAGAGGGATATATAATACGCAAAGCCGCCGCAAAGTGGCAGAACATCCGGCCTGCCGGTGAGGATATCGGTGAGTACGAGATGATACTTCCTTCGCTTCACAGGATCAGGCCGGCAGACATCGGGGCACTTGTCGCCTATGGCCTTGAAGAGATAGACACTATCGACGTAAGGGCGGGAATAATTCCTACGGGATCTGAACTGACCGGGTGCGGCGAACCGCTGAAGGCAGGATGCGCAATAGAGAGCAACTCGCATATGGCGGCGGCGATGCTCCGGGAGGCAGGTGCCGATTGTAAGAGGTATGGGATCGTCAGGGACGACAGCGATAATATAATGGATGCCATTGAAACCGGAATCCGTGAAAACGACTTCCTCCTGGTATCGGCAGGCTCCTCCGCCGGAACAAAGGACTTTACCGCACAGGTGATCTCGAAACTCGGCGAAGTTCTCGTTCACGGGATATCGATCAAACCGGCAAAACCTGCAATCATCGGAAAGATCGACGATAAACCGGTAATCGGCCTCCCCGGCTACCCTCTTGCCTCGTGGACTATAATGAGGGAACTGGTGTGGCCGCTTCTCGGATGTTACGGCCTGCACCCCCCGGAGGCAGTAACGCTGAATGCCGAAATTGCACAGGCATTACCTTCCCCGTCCGGGACTGAAGAGTTCGTCCTTCTCTCGGCTGCGGATATCGACGGGAGGTACGTCGGGGTTCCCCAGTCGAGGGGAGCCGGCGTCCAGATGAGTGCCGTCCGGGCGAACGCGTATATGAAGATTCCTT
- a CDS encoding molybdopterin molybdotransferase MoeA, with translation MVKKFMEIRAVRDVKRILKEITPDTGGETVSLEESVGRVLYEDVVSGINVPGFSKSTVDGYALLSDDTTGAGESIPAIMEYKGRIEMGQPPCSPLFHGECMYVPTGAAIPENCDAVAMVEYCEFLGDEVLVQKPLANGENIVLKGEDFREGETALCAGTVLRPQDCGVLAALGIENIQASRRPVVGIISTGNELVPVSVIPGAAQIRDINSSLCESFLIKSNCIPRKYGIVRDDRKILLETVKQASEECDAILISGGSSKDENDLTVSVINELGEVIVHGIAIALGKPTIIGTICGKPVIGLPGHPSSAFIILMALVDDMLWGMQGTIPMRMIKTARLSENIPSSIGREDYVRVILNEDQAIPLFGKSSLINTLKNSFGIVIVPESLEGLEEGETVEVIVW, from the coding sequence ATGGTGAAAAAATTCATGGAGATCCGGGCCGTAAGGGATGTAAAACGGATATTAAAGGAGATAACTCCGGACACCGGAGGAGAAACCGTCTCCCTCGAAGAGAGTGTAGGGAGGGTTCTTTATGAAGACGTCGTCTCCGGTATAAACGTCCCCGGCTTTTCAAAATCCACGGTAGACGGTTATGCATTACTTTCTGACGACACCACAGGTGCAGGCGAATCGATCCCGGCAATAATGGAATATAAGGGGAGGATCGAGATGGGACAGCCCCCGTGTTCCCCGCTATTTCACGGAGAATGTATGTATGTTCCCACCGGGGCCGCCATTCCGGAGAACTGCGATGCAGTTGCAATGGTCGAGTACTGCGAGTTTCTCGGAGACGAGGTCCTCGTCCAAAAACCCCTTGCCAACGGGGAAAATATCGTCCTGAAAGGGGAGGACTTCAGGGAAGGCGAGACTGCACTATGTGCAGGTACAGTTTTACGGCCCCAGGACTGCGGGGTTCTTGCCGCACTCGGTATTGAGAATATTCAGGCCTCAAGGCGGCCTGTAGTCGGTATAATCTCAACGGGAAACGAACTCGTTCCGGTATCCGTTATACCGGGAGCTGCACAGATTCGTGATATAAACTCCTCGCTTTGCGAATCGTTCCTTATAAAATCCAACTGTATACCCCGGAAATACGGGATCGTCAGGGATGACAGGAAGATCCTTTTGGAGACCGTAAAACAGGCTTCGGAGGAATGTGACGCCATACTTATATCGGGCGGAAGTTCGAAGGACGAAAACGATCTCACGGTATCGGTTATAAACGAACTCGGTGAGGTAATAGTCCACGGAATCGCAATCGCACTTGGAAAACCCACAATTATCGGCACCATATGCGGCAAACCGGTGATCGGCCTTCCGGGCCATCCCTCTTCTGCTTTTATCATTCTCATGGCCCTCGTCGATGATATGTTATGGGGAATGCAGGGGACCATACCCATGCGAATGATAAAAACTGCCCGGCTTTCCGAGAACATACCATCCTCAATAGGAAGAGAGGATTATGTCCGTGTGATCCTGAACGAGGACCAGGCGATACCATTGTTCGGAAAGTCCAGCCTCATCAACACCCTGAAAAACAGTTTCGGAATAGTTATTGTCCCGGAAAGTCTGGAAGGCCTCGAAGAAGGCGAGACCGTGGAAGTGATAGTATGGTAA
- a CDS encoding acyltransferase family protein, with protein MERLLFLDIIKAFGILVVIFVHMQNFLAAIVIPNFFLIEGLKFLGLACFMFASGYAIHENNRTLEGRGEIFHFYRKRILRIYPLYLVALFVFFICFQVFGLFPPVHYDIAGWIANILCLQVILSPAFLEPIFTLWFIGFIIIMYAIYPLFSDNRGTIKKRILVAAGIFIALLIIHAALNIIDYRFFMYYFIFIIGVVASAGSRRFRFIERPFRDHKKFAIPVINALAYASYCIYLFHMPVFSVTNIFITGAGLSGAYQNAALIFLVIPALFFMCYYIQRSYDRLIKRPE; from the coding sequence ATGGAAAGGCTCCTCTTCCTTGATATCATAAAGGCCTTCGGAATACTTGTCGTCATATTCGTTCATATGCAGAACTTTCTCGCCGCGATTGTCATTCCTAATTTTTTCCTCATCGAAGGACTCAAATTTCTCGGGCTCGCCTGTTTCATGTTTGCATCGGGATACGCCATCCACGAGAACAACAGGACGCTTGAAGGCCGCGGGGAGATCTTTCATTTCTACAGGAAAAGGATATTGAGGATCTACCCTCTCTACCTTGTCGCACTCTTCGTATTTTTCATCTGCTTCCAGGTGTTCGGGCTCTTCCCCCCGGTTCACTACGATATCGCAGGATGGATCGCCAACATACTCTGCCTCCAGGTTATACTGTCACCTGCATTCCTGGAACCCATCTTTACCCTCTGGTTCATCGGTTTCATCATTATAATGTACGCCATCTATCCACTTTTTTCGGACAACAGGGGAACGATCAAAAAAAGAATCCTGGTCGCGGCCGGTATTTTTATCGCACTCCTCATAATTCATGCGGCCCTGAACATCATCGATTACAGGTTCTTCATGTATTACTTCATCTTCATTATCGGAGTTGTCGCGTCCGCGGGCAGCCGCAGGTTTCGTTTTATCGAGCGGCCATTCAGGGATCATAAGAAATTCGCAATCCCGGTCATCAATGCTCTTGCATACGCATCGTACTGTATCTATCTTTTTCACATGCCGGTATTTTCCGTCACGAACATATTCATAACTGGGGCGGGATTATCCGGGGCATATCAGAACGCCGCTTTGATTTTCCTCGTCATTCCCGCATTGTTCTTCATGTGCTATTATATCCAGAGATCATACGACCGTCTCATTAAAAGGCCGGAATGA